A genomic region of Camelus ferus isolate YT-003-E chromosome 11, BCGSAC_Cfer_1.0, whole genome shotgun sequence contains the following coding sequences:
- the LOC116667351 gene encoding homeobox protein Nkx-6.2 produces the protein MDANRPGAFVLSSAPLAALHNMAEMKTSLFPYALQGPAGFKAPALGGLGAQLPLGTPHGISDILGRPVGAASGSLLGGLPRLNGLASSAGVYFGPAAAVARGYPKPLAELPGRPPIFWPGVVQGSPWRDPRLAGPAHAGGVLDKDGKKKHSRPTFSGQQIFALEKTFEQTKYLAGPERARLAYSLGMTESQVKVWFQNRRTKWRKRHAAEMASAKKKQDSDAEKLKVGGSDAEDDDEYNRPLDPNSDDEKITRLLKKHKPSNLALVSPCGGGAGDAL, from the exons atGGACGCTAACCGCCCGGGCGCGTTCGTGCTGAGCAGCGCGCCGCTCGCCGCGCTGCACAACATGGCCGAGATGAAGACGTCGCTGTTCCCGTACGCGCTGCAGGGTCCGGCCGGTTTCAAGGCGCCCGCGCTGGGCGGCTTGGGCGCGCAGCTGCCGCTCGGCACCCCTCATGGCATCAGCGACATCTTGGGGCGGCCCGTGGGCGCGGCGAGCGGCAGTCTCCTAGGCGGCCTGCCCCGTCTCAACGGACTCGCTTCGTCGGCTGGCGTCTACTTTGGGCCCGCGGCCGCCGTGGCGCGCGGCTACCCGAAGCCGCTGGCCGAGCTGCCCGGGCGCCCGCCCATCTTCTGGCCGGGCGTGGTGCAGGGTTCGCCCTGGAGGGACCCGCGCCTGGCCGGCCCGG CCCACGCCGGCGGGGTCCTGGACAAGGATGGCAAGAAGAAGCACTCGCGGCCGACCTTCTCGGGCCAGCAGATCTTCGCGTTGGAGAAGACTTTTGAGCAGACCAAGTACTTGGCGGGTCCGGAGCGTGCGCGCCTCGCCTACTCCCTGGGCATGACCGAGAGCCAAGTCAAG GTGTGGTTCCAGAACCGCCGGACCAAGTGGCGCAAGCGGCACGCGGCGGAGATGGCGTCGGCCAAGAAGAAGCAGGACTCCGACGCCGAGAAGCTGAAGGTGGGCGGCTCCGACGCGGAGGACGACGACGAGTACAACCGGCCCCTGGACCCCAACTCGGACGACGAGAAGATCACGCGGCTGCTCAAGAAGCACAAACCCTCGAACTTGGCGCTGGTCAGCCCgtgcggcggcggcgcgggggaCGCCTTGTGA